In Liquorilactobacillus nagelii DSM 13675, the following proteins share a genomic window:
- a CDS encoding MFS transporter, with amino-acid sequence MNHQNYKFLPVLLLGNLLCMMDTSIMTIILPQLQSAFNESLSNLSWALNIYTIIFAVLIIPFGRLAERIGRNKFVFGSLIIFGIGSLLSGLAPNLSWMLAARAIQSIGAAGIIPTSMVIGLENSNQVNRNKVVAALAGIQGLAVALGPTIGGIVTQFWGWRWVFLINLPLVLLDLVLFLWVFPLKNESTSKTSVDWLGAGLSMTILFCLSLALIQGNKWGWQSSVIISLLISSGLLLIVFLVWEKSQKNPMIDLSLFKSRNFNGAGLALILCNYFLGGMAVLIPTFLTKIQGESELKAALLITPYSLAVMISVIMTSLAVKKINNQLLISCGLLTIALSYYLFAHLNVAANYRQLIIADIVLGTGYGLVAATANILAVADFHGSKLTTSQSVANVLRQIGMVLAIAIFTAILTSNVQSAKQKTATYAVQQTQSLNFSTSQQAKLKFTIRKKLLNNQTQFKQKFKFSKIAINQNKEQRLINQIYYRQLQILSVRDQLAINKLPPKLKNQLKVQVVRNVKMTIIQKEEKFQKKLGKLVRRTKVELKNQLSTAFLNVYAVMFWIALSSLLIIPLFKFNYQPKR; translated from the coding sequence ATGAATCATCAAAATTATAAGTTTTTACCTGTTTTATTGCTTGGAAATTTGCTGTGCATGATGGATACCTCAATCATGACAATTATCTTACCTCAATTACAATCAGCTTTTAATGAGAGCCTTAGCAATTTGTCGTGGGCATTAAATATCTATACAATTATCTTTGCTGTTTTAATTATTCCCTTTGGCAGATTAGCAGAACGGATTGGTCGCAATAAATTTGTTTTTGGAAGTTTGATAATTTTTGGGATTGGTTCTTTGTTATCAGGATTAGCTCCAAATCTTAGCTGGATGTTGGCAGCTCGTGCAATTCAAAGTATTGGTGCTGCGGGAATTATTCCTACCAGTATGGTAATTGGCCTTGAAAATAGTAATCAGGTTAATCGAAACAAAGTTGTAGCTGCCTTAGCTGGTATTCAAGGTTTAGCCGTTGCCTTAGGTCCAACTATCGGGGGAATTGTAACCCAATTTTGGGGTTGGCGATGGGTTTTTCTGATTAATTTACCCTTAGTATTGTTAGATTTAGTCTTGTTTCTGTGGGTATTTCCGCTAAAAAATGAATCAACCAGTAAAACATCTGTTGATTGGCTAGGTGCCGGCTTAAGTATGACAATACTGTTTTGTCTGTCATTAGCTCTGATTCAAGGTAATAAATGGGGTTGGCAGTCATCTGTTATTATTTCGCTATTAATCAGTTCGGGGCTGTTGTTAATTGTTTTTTTAGTTTGGGAAAAGTCCCAAAAGAATCCCATGATTGATTTGTCGCTTTTTAAAAGTCGGAACTTCAACGGGGCTGGTCTCGCACTAATCCTATGTAATTATTTTCTAGGCGGGATGGCTGTCTTAATTCCAACGTTCTTAACTAAGATTCAGGGTGAAAGCGAACTTAAAGCTGCATTATTAATTACACCTTATTCATTGGCAGTCATGATTTCAGTAATTATGACATCTTTGGCAGTTAAGAAAATCAATAATCAGTTACTAATTAGTTGCGGATTATTGACAATTGCACTTAGCTACTACCTTTTTGCTCATTTAAACGTGGCTGCTAATTATCGGCAATTAATAATTGCTGATATCGTTTTAGGAACGGGGTATGGATTGGTTGCTGCGACCGCTAATATTTTGGCAGTCGCCGATTTTCACGGCAGTAAATTAACTACTTCGCAGAGTGTTGCTAATGTTTTACGCCAAATTGGGATGGTTCTGGCAATCGCGATTTTTACAGCAATCCTAACTTCTAATGTTCAATCAGCAAAACAAAAAACAGCTACTTATGCCGTGCAACAAACACAGTCATTAAACTTTTCAACCAGTCAACAAGCAAAATTAAAATTCACAATTAGAAAAAAGCTCTTGAATAATCAGACTCAATTCAAACAAAAGTTCAAATTTTCCAAGATAGCAATTAATCAAAATAAAGAACAACGCCTGATCAATCAAATTTATTACCGGCAATTACAAATATTGAGTGTAAGAGACCAGCTAGCAATTAATAAGCTACCTCCAAAACTAAAAAATCAATTAAAAGTCCAAGTTGTGAGAAATGTAAAAATGACAATCATTCAGAAAGAAGAAAAATTTCAAAAAAAATTGGGCAAACTGGTAAGAAGGACAAAAGTTGAGTTAAAGAATCAATTATCAACTGCTTTTCTTAATGTATACGCGGTAATGTTTTGGATAGCTTTATCATCTCTGCTGATTATTCCTTTGTTCAAATTTAACTATCAGCCAAAAAGATAA
- the msrA gene encoding peptide-methionine (S)-S-oxide reductase MsrA, with protein MKTFPDLTQRLYNLILNPATRDWERQQLVKAKISLNERSATEVWSQLEYQLRPLAVRNNLTPAVADFYALISHNERAGQTFDLTIHQNPDPAWQERAIFAGGCFWCLVKPFETRPGIKAVISGYTGGITTKPTYEQVSSQKTGHVEAVEIIYDKRLVSYQNLLELYWQLIDPTDATGQINDRGNNYRPVIFVRNQRQRQEAETSKLALINSQKFSKPIVVPIETATKFWPAENYHQQFYRKHPQRYHLIAQTRQNYLRVLKFSGKIKQLFNKK; from the coding sequence ATGAAGACTTTTCCAGATTTAACGCAACGACTTTATAATTTAATTTTAAATCCGGCTACCCGTGATTGGGAAAGGCAACAATTGGTCAAAGCTAAAATTTCTTTAAATGAGCGCTCGGCAACTGAGGTTTGGTCACAACTTGAATATCAGCTGCGACCATTGGCAGTGCGCAATAATCTCACACCAGCCGTTGCTGATTTTTATGCACTAATTAGCCATAACGAACGAGCTGGACAAACTTTTGATCTAACAATTCATCAAAACCCCGATCCAGCATGGCAAGAACGCGCAATTTTTGCGGGAGGATGTTTTTGGTGTCTAGTCAAACCGTTTGAGACCCGGCCAGGAATTAAAGCCGTAATTTCTGGTTACACTGGTGGAATAACTACTAAACCAACTTATGAACAAGTTAGCAGTCAAAAAACCGGACACGTTGAAGCAGTAGAAATTATCTACGATAAACGATTGGTCAGTTATCAAAACTTATTAGAATTATATTGGCAGTTGATTGATCCGACTGATGCGACTGGACAAATTAATGATCGCGGTAATAATTATCGACCGGTCATTTTTGTCCGTAACCAACGACAACGCCAAGAAGCAGAAACATCAAAACTGGCTCTAATTAATTCGCAAAAATTTTCCAAGCCAATTGTCGTTCCAATTGAAACAGCAACAAAATTTTGGCCTGCTGAAAATTATCACCAACAGTTTTATCGCAAACACCCTCAACGTTATCATTTGATTGCGCAAACTCGCCAAAATTATCTAAGAGTTCTTAAATTCTCCGGGAAAATTAAACAGCTTTTCAATAAAAAATAA
- a CDS encoding putative polysaccharide biosynthesis protein codes for MKNKMLSGTFWMSFGSIFSRVLGVIYIIPWLLMFGSQQNQYTAQALFNAAYTPYALFLALGTSGFPTAISRKIAIYNAEQRFRDSQQLFKAAIFFMCISGLVCSLLFYFAAPAVAGSSPILSSSSAISIIRALVPALFILPVMSIIRGWFQGNEDMKPFGISQLVEQFVRVLSILLLTFISYTLFHASLNVAIALSTFAAFTGALASLAYLLNYYRRQQPSYRKLKAASQPATYLNTKQLFWQISKEALPFVYVGSAITIAQLIDQFTFKQIMQFGSHFSLTAIQNMFTLFSANPSKITTVIVSLAIAISGTTLPLLASAQTDPEKAGKIIQDNFRLLFGLLAPVTIILALLAGRINTVFFGYNLHGSWLMFWSILITFIQAIFTDVFTLIQSLGKHRMAVILLSITLAIKFILQYPLVYFFHDYGALWATAISFGLVAGYCVYYLMGLSQQTRLADFADLGLLSRANLIFAVLATGLLGIFDLFSVANDRIASFLFSGVYGLITLGILAIISYYYNLSKIVLKLKWGKTQYKHF; via the coding sequence TTGAAAAATAAAATGTTATCTGGCACTTTTTGGATGTCTTTCGGCAGTATTTTTTCTCGAGTACTCGGAGTAATCTACATTATTCCCTGGTTATTAATGTTTGGATCACAGCAAAATCAATACACTGCCCAAGCATTATTTAACGCTGCCTATACACCATATGCCTTATTCTTAGCACTGGGAACTTCTGGTTTTCCAACGGCTATCTCACGAAAAATTGCGATTTATAATGCCGAACAGCGTTTTCGCGATAGTCAGCAATTATTTAAGGCAGCAATTTTTTTCATGTGTATTTCCGGCTTGGTTTGTAGCTTATTATTCTATTTTGCTGCTCCAGCTGTTGCTGGCAGCTCGCCAATTTTGAGCAGCTCCTCAGCTATCAGTATCATTCGAGCACTAGTACCAGCTTTGTTTATTCTACCTGTAATGAGTATTATTCGTGGCTGGTTCCAAGGAAACGAGGATATGAAACCGTTTGGTATTTCTCAGTTGGTTGAACAATTTGTTCGCGTACTAAGTATTCTTTTATTGACTTTTATTAGTTATACTTTGTTTCACGCCTCACTGAATGTGGCGATTGCTTTAAGTACATTTGCCGCTTTTACTGGGGCTTTAGCTAGTTTAGCATACTTGTTAAATTACTATCGTCGCCAACAGCCTAGTTATCGAAAGTTAAAAGCTGCAAGTCAACCCGCAACTTATTTGAATACTAAACAATTGTTTTGGCAGATTAGTAAGGAAGCTTTGCCGTTTGTTTACGTTGGATCCGCGATTACTATTGCCCAACTAATTGACCAATTCACTTTTAAGCAAATTATGCAATTTGGCAGTCATTTCAGTTTAACTGCTATCCAGAATATGTTCACCCTTTTTTCAGCTAATCCAAGTAAAATTACAACCGTAATTGTTTCATTGGCAATTGCAATTTCTGGAACAACTTTACCACTTCTAGCCAGTGCACAAACAGATCCAGAAAAGGCTGGAAAAATTATTCAAGATAATTTTCGACTGTTATTTGGACTTTTAGCACCAGTGACAATTATCTTAGCTCTATTAGCCGGAAGAATTAATACGGTTTTCTTTGGATATAATCTGCATGGCAGCTGGTTAATGTTTTGGTCAATTCTAATTACTTTTATTCAAGCAATCTTTACGGATGTTTTTACTTTAATTCAGTCATTAGGAAAACACCGTATGGCAGTTATCCTGCTCAGTATCACTTTAGCAATTAAATTTATTCTTCAGTACCCATTAGTTTATTTTTTTCATGATTACGGCGCACTTTGGGCAACTGCAATCTCATTTGGATTAGTTGCTGGCTATTGTGTTTATTATTTGATGGGATTATCCCAGCAAACTAGATTGGCAGATTTTGCAGACCTCGGTCTTTTGAGCAGAGCAAATTTGATCTTTGCAGTTTTAGCGACCGGGCTGTTGGGCATCTTTGATCTTTTCTCAGTGGCCAATGACCGTATTGCCTCATTTTTATTTTCAGGAGTTTACGGTCTGATAACGCTTGGAATTTTAGCCATAATTTCTTATTACTATAATTTATCCAAAATTGTTTTAAAACTAAAATGGGGTAAAACGCAGTATAAACATTTTTAA
- a CDS encoding GNAT family N-acetyltransferase, translated as MLPAEFSQYRQAAIEQFALEKIRVGTWTQTIAKKLAENEFNILLPQGCATPVNYLFKIVVENKIVGNFWLAKSANSSKTAFIYDFEILPGFQNQGLGTKALDLGCKFAQQQGFSKIELHVFGGNQRALHVYQKAGFSMTDIVMQRRLEF; from the coding sequence ATGCTACCAGCTGAATTTAGCCAATATCGTCAAGCTGCTATTGAACAATTTGCACTAGAAAAGATTCGCGTTGGAACATGGACACAAACAATAGCAAAGAAACTTGCCGAAAATGAATTTAACATTTTGTTGCCGCAAGGATGTGCCACGCCAGTAAACTATTTATTCAAAATAGTTGTAGAAAATAAAATTGTCGGGAATTTTTGGTTGGCAAAATCAGCTAATAGTTCAAAGACAGCGTTTATCTATGATTTTGAAATCCTGCCAGGATTTCAAAATCAAGGGCTAGGGACGAAGGCACTTGACTTAGGCTGTAAGTTTGCGCAACAACAAGGTTTTAGCAAAATTGAACTACACGTCTTTGGCGGTAACCAAAGAGCATTACATGTCTATCAAAAGGCCGGTTTTAGCATGACAGACATTGTAATGCAACGTAGATTAGAATTTTAA
- a CDS encoding metallophosphoesterase family protein — protein sequence MKKIALIADVHGNYTALKAVLADAQQRRIDDYLVLGDIVNRGPAPEKCLHALQEKHPLAWVIGNHEQVYQSLLHQKFQDYTANEKAILAIITSGYDRCYLKHHEFNWLANLPLCQEVTIEKLKLRIFHATPTSCRGHLTVPTADQANFDELLANSDAQIAVYGHTHQTLLRQTSDGRLIINPGSIGLAVSGQAKLVAGQAKYAILTISEQKLLDLQFLSIAYDVNSEIELAEKRKLPFERLYAFLLQTGVFTYTKNNVHKENLTHNYLEQARKLIEENGW from the coding sequence TTGAAAAAAATAGCTCTAATTGCCGATGTTCATGGAAACTATACTGCCCTGAAAGCTGTGTTAGCTGATGCCCAACAACGAAGAATCGATGATTATCTTGTCTTAGGCGACATTGTTAATCGTGGACCTGCACCAGAAAAATGCCTGCATGCACTGCAGGAAAAACATCCCTTAGCATGGGTAATTGGAAATCACGAACAAGTCTATCAAAGTTTACTACACCAAAAGTTTCAAGATTATACGGCGAATGAAAAAGCAATTTTGGCAATCATAACTTCCGGCTATGATCGTTGTTATCTAAAACATCATGAATTCAACTGGTTAGCCAATTTGCCATTGTGCCAGGAAGTAACGATTGAAAAATTAAAGCTACGAATTTTTCATGCAACTCCAACTAGTTGTCGGGGACATTTAACTGTTCCAACCGCCGATCAAGCTAATTTCGACGAATTGTTAGCAAACTCGGATGCCCAAATTGCAGTTTATGGTCATACGCATCAAACTTTGCTGCGGCAAACAAGTGATGGTCGTTTGATCATTAATCCAGGAAGTATCGGTTTAGCAGTTTCTGGTCAAGCTAAGCTAGTTGCTGGACAAGCAAAGTACGCAATTTTAACAATTTCGGAACAAAAACTACTTGACTTACAATTTTTATCCATAGCTTATGATGTAAATTCAGAAATCGAATTAGCTGAAAAAAGAAAACTTCCATTTGAAAGATTATATGCGTTCTTACTGCAAACTGGGGTCTTTACTTATACTAAAAATAATGTCCACAAAGAAAATTTAACCCATAATTATCTAGAACAAGCGAGAAAACTGATTGAGGAGAATGGTTGGTAA
- the eno gene encoding phosphopyruvate hydratase has translation MSLFIDSVKAREIFDSRGNPTVEADVILSDGTLGRAEVPSGASTGEKEAVELRDGGQRLQGKGVSQAVNNVNTEINKALHGEDPFNQAHVDQVMIDLDGTPNKARLGANAILGVSMAVARAAAQATQQPLYRYLGGTDLELPQTFHNVINGGEHADNGIDIQEFMITPVERTSFRDGFEKIANTYHTLKKVIEKAGYTTGLGDEGGFAPDLKSSTEALQMLHDAIVKAGYTPGKEIAIAFDAAASYFYNRETKNYDFEGKTYTPAELGEYYISLLDKFPEIISIEDPYGEEDWDNFAEFTKKYGHRVQIVADDPVCTNPKLIREAIEKGMANSILIKLNQIGTVTETLEAIRLARKNGYTTMISHRSGETGDTFVADFTVATNSAELKSGAPARSERVEKYNQLLRIEEELGVDGTRLAHFPDNVKFD, from the coding sequence ATGTCACTTTTTATTGATTCGGTTAAGGCCCGGGAAATTTTTGATTCCCGCGGCAATCCAACAGTTGAGGCAGACGTGATTTTATCAGATGGAACTTTAGGTCGTGCTGAGGTTCCTTCTGGTGCTTCAACCGGCGAAAAAGAAGCAGTTGAACTGCGCGATGGCGGCCAGCGCTTACAAGGCAAAGGAGTCAGTCAAGCAGTCAATAATGTTAACACTGAAATTAATAAAGCATTGCATGGTGAAGATCCCTTTAACCAAGCTCATGTTGATCAAGTCATGATTGACTTGGACGGCACTCCCAATAAAGCTCGTTTGGGTGCTAATGCAATTTTGGGTGTTTCAATGGCCGTAGCTCGTGCAGCCGCTCAGGCAACCCAGCAACCGCTATATCGTTATTTAGGAGGTACTGATTTAGAATTACCACAAACCTTCCATAATGTAATTAATGGTGGGGAACATGCTGATAACGGAATTGATATTCAAGAATTTATGATTACACCCGTTGAACGAACGAGTTTTCGTGACGGATTTGAAAAAATCGCTAATACGTATCATACCCTCAAAAAAGTAATTGAAAAAGCTGGGTATACCACCGGTTTGGGTGATGAAGGTGGTTTTGCTCCAGATTTGAAATCTTCGACCGAGGCCTTGCAAATGCTACATGATGCAATTGTCAAAGCCGGCTATACACCTGGTAAAGAAATTGCGATTGCTTTTGATGCAGCTGCCTCATACTTCTATAACCGCGAAACCAAAAATTACGATTTCGAAGGCAAAACTTATACGCCAGCTGAACTGGGAGAGTATTATATCAGTTTGTTGGATAAATTCCCAGAAATCATTTCAATTGAGGATCCTTATGGTGAAGAAGACTGGGATAACTTCGCTGAGTTTACTAAAAAGTATGGTCATCGGGTTCAAATCGTCGCAGATGATCCAGTCTGCACCAATCCAAAATTAATTCGAGAAGCAATTGAAAAAGGAATGGCCAATTCGATTTTGATCAAACTAAACCAAATCGGAACTGTGACCGAAACCTTAGAAGCAATTCGCTTAGCCCGCAAGAACGGTTATACAACGATGATTTCTCATCGTTCCGGTGAAACTGGTGATACTTTTGTAGCTGACTTCACCGTTGCTACTAATTCAGCTGAATTAAAGTCTGGTGCTCCAGCAAGATCCGAACGAGTTGAGAAATACAACCAGTTATTGCGCATCGAAGAAGAATTAGGTGTTGATGGAACGCGGTTAGCTCACTTTCCAGATAACGTTAAATTTGATTAA
- a CDS encoding ferritin encodes MEKEIYQLLNDQINKEFQSAYIYLDFYNFFEERSLHGFSKWYKDQANEEINHGWRFINFLHDMDQKVNLTPVEHTSQKYASVKEVIQGGLKHEQYISGCIRKIYQLAQAKNDFETQTFLNYFITEQIEEEVNARNLLAKYDLVDGKDLLALDQLMDQSNDHK; translated from the coding sequence ATGGAAAAAGAGATTTATCAGTTGTTGAATGACCAAATTAATAAGGAGTTTCAGTCAGCGTATATTTATTTGGATTTTTATAATTTCTTTGAAGAACGCAGTCTCCACGGCTTTTCAAAATGGTATAAAGATCAGGCAAATGAAGAAATTAATCATGGCTGGCGTTTTATTAATTTTTTGCATGATATGGATCAAAAGGTTAACTTAACCCCAGTGGAACATACTTCACAAAAGTATGCTTCAGTCAAAGAAGTTATTCAAGGCGGATTAAAACATGAACAGTATATTAGTGGTTGTATCCGCAAGATTTACCAATTAGCTCAGGCGAAAAATGATTTTGAGACCCAGACATTTTTAAATTATTTTATTACCGAGCAAATCGAAGAAGAAGTCAACGCCCGCAATTTGCTCGCCAAATATGATTTAGTTGATGGTAAGGATTTATTGGCGTTAGATCAATTAATGGACCAAAGCAATGATCATAAATAA
- a CDS encoding DUF2207 domain-containing protein, translating into MKKHWFGIILGLCWGLLLIFSSNAQADSSYEITAYQVQANIQSDGSAILTQRIHYDFDDAAHGVYYQQALGKQQQIKDISVAIEQNGKLSQVTPSTNGAQNTYQQTNTGQNVKLKVFHAVDNQAVTFIYRYRITNVITNWQDTAEMNWKIIGSGWDVPLNNIKITIQLPKYPVKQLQAWTHASTNGYTKVQRQRGRVIITAKSNPENSFIESRLLFPTNITPANLLIKSDNRKKTVQSQEAAWARKANQQREQRQLVQTIVFGILFCLGWITVLIVLWLMAKAKSHHQAWPRSTRQAVHSFEVPNLSAPVVQSLLSNRLPDSKALSAALVELAAQRKLAIEEQTEKIKFEQKPNYRITLLDSTLLKTANIWYQLFNTVGNGKSFTLQQLKQAGKSPITSKRLQAAFKKWQKAQQKIAIEQNSVDQHIKHQNTWVTILTGAAIILLLGGSFGLNAKLLIGIAGSCSLLMIFLVIFFLKKHSPYTAEGVALVNQLRGFKKMLADIGRFNLKEVGELVLWEKIMPYAVAFGLAPKVAAALKANFDTEELESSFIIYYPFFINGKDFDFGEVFANSFSTSLASTSGSSGGFSGGNSGGFGGGSGGGAF; encoded by the coding sequence ATGAAAAAGCATTGGTTTGGAATTATATTAGGGCTGTGTTGGGGATTATTGCTGATCTTTTCATCAAATGCTCAGGCTGATTCCAGTTACGAAATAACCGCTTATCAAGTTCAAGCAAATATTCAATCAGACGGTTCAGCAATCTTAACTCAACGAATTCATTATGATTTTGATGATGCAGCGCATGGTGTTTATTACCAACAAGCTCTCGGTAAACAACAACAAATTAAGGATATTTCGGTTGCTATCGAACAAAATGGAAAATTAAGTCAAGTGACTCCATCTACTAATGGTGCACAAAACACTTACCAGCAAACAAATACTGGTCAAAATGTTAAATTGAAAGTTTTTCATGCTGTTGATAATCAAGCCGTAACCTTTATTTATCGTTATCGAATTACAAATGTTATTACTAATTGGCAGGACACAGCTGAGATGAATTGGAAAATTATCGGTAGTGGCTGGGATGTTCCATTAAATAACATTAAAATTACTATTCAACTGCCAAAATATCCGGTCAAGCAGTTGCAGGCGTGGACACATGCCAGCACTAACGGTTATACCAAAGTCCAACGACAAAGAGGGCGTGTAATTATTACCGCTAAAAGCAACCCTGAAAACTCGTTCATCGAAAGTCGATTACTTTTCCCGACCAATATTACGCCGGCTAACTTATTAATAAAATCGGATAACCGAAAAAAGACTGTCCAAAGCCAAGAAGCTGCTTGGGCAAGAAAGGCAAATCAACAGCGTGAACAGCGACAACTGGTACAAACGATTGTTTTTGGCATTTTGTTTTGTCTGGGGTGGATAACTGTCTTAATCGTTCTGTGGTTAATGGCAAAAGCTAAGTCTCATCATCAAGCTTGGCCACGATCAACTCGACAGGCCGTTCATTCTTTTGAAGTTCCCAACTTATCAGCGCCTGTGGTTCAAAGCCTCTTATCTAACCGGTTACCTGATTCTAAAGCTTTAAGTGCCGCTTTAGTCGAATTGGCTGCTCAAAGAAAGCTAGCTATTGAAGAACAAACTGAAAAAATAAAATTTGAACAAAAACCAAACTATCGGATAACTTTACTAGATTCAACTTTGCTAAAGACAGCTAATATTTGGTATCAGTTATTTAATACAGTTGGAAATGGTAAAAGTTTTACTTTGCAACAACTCAAACAGGCTGGTAAATCGCCGATAACCAGCAAAAGATTGCAAGCAGCTTTTAAAAAATGGCAAAAAGCACAACAAAAAATTGCAATTGAACAAAATAGCGTCGATCAACATATAAAACATCAAAATACATGGGTAACTATTTTGACTGGAGCAGCAATCATTCTATTATTAGGTGGCAGTTTTGGTTTGAATGCAAAACTATTAATTGGAATTGCTGGCAGTTGCAGCTTGCTGATGATTTTTCTAGTAATCTTTTTCTTAAAAAAACACTCTCCTTATACAGCTGAAGGAGTGGCTTTGGTTAATCAATTACGTGGCTTCAAAAAAATGCTGGCAGATATTGGACGTTTTAATCTCAAAGAAGTCGGTGAACTAGTTCTTTGGGAAAAGATTATGCCTTATGCTGTAGCATTTGGGCTAGCCCCTAAAGTAGCGGCAGCTTTAAAAGCTAACTTTGATACCGAAGAACTAGAGAGTAGTTTTATAATTTACTATCCATTTTTTATTAATGGAAAAGATTTTGACTTTGGTGAAGTTTTTGCTAACAGCTTTTCGACTAGTCTTGCTTCAACTAGTGGTAGTTCAGGAGGCTTCAGTGGGGGAAACTCTGGAGGCTTTGGTGGCGGTTCCGGTGGTGGAGCATTTTAA
- a CDS encoding TetR/AcrR family transcriptional regulator, producing the protein MNGQERLAEQSRAWLTEALFVLLQQENYNEITVKKIAEQAQLSRRTFYRSFKNKDELLNYYSDQLIQKYLNQLKNLKIQKMNFEQVLTVFFEFWWSEREKVRALIKQNLFILLLAKITPQASKLYQEFKAPWHIDGSLNEIEYIMNFSVGGFWNVLNTWLAKPNPEQPQVMVETLLKSLKKLSQN; encoded by the coding sequence ATGAATGGACAAGAACGTTTAGCTGAACAATCACGTGCTTGGTTAACAGAAGCACTTTTTGTGTTACTGCAACAAGAAAATTACAATGAAATTACGGTAAAAAAAATAGCTGAACAGGCTCAGCTATCACGAAGAACTTTTTATCGATCGTTTAAAAATAAGGATGAACTGCTTAATTATTATAGTGATCAATTGATTCAAAAATATCTTAATCAATTAAAAAATTTAAAAATTCAAAAAATGAATTTTGAACAAGTTTTAACTGTTTTCTTTGAGTTTTGGTGGTCAGAACGCGAAAAAGTTCGGGCTTTGATTAAACAGAACTTATTTATTTTACTTCTAGCCAAAATAACACCGCAAGCAAGTAAACTCTATCAAGAATTTAAAGCTCCTTGGCATATTGATGGCAGCTTAAATGAAATTGAATATATCATGAACTTTTCTGTCGGCGGTTTTTGGAATGTTTTAAATACTTGGCTTGCCAAACCAAACCCTGAGCAACCGCAAGTTATGGTTGAAACTCTGTTAAAAAGCTTAAAGAAACTTAGCCAAAATTAA